TTCTCATTGTAATGCATTTGGATAAAAATCAGTTTCCAGATTTTAAGGTTCCTTTCGTTCAACAGCATTTCCTTTATTGCTTCAGATCCCTGATGATAGAACAATTCGGGGTTTTCGAGTAATATCTCATTGTCCATACTCAATACAAATTCCTTACTGTTGAGCAGCTCATCATATTTGAACAAGTCAGTGAAATATTCAAATATGTCCATTAAAATAGCTTCTTTTGATGAATAATGACTATATATTGAGCTTTTTTTTATTCCTACTTCCTCTGCTATTTCCCTGAGTGAAACAGAATCATAACCTTTCTTTGAAAATAAATCCAGCGATACATCAAATATCTTTTCTTTAGTATTCATGATTACCTACCTACCGTTCGTTAGGTATACTATTCAATTTATCATATATAAAATTAACTGAAAAAAAGAAAAATAAAAAAATAAAATGAAACAATTATCTAGATTCTTCAATCCTTTTCTTGATAATTGCAACATATAAATTGTCTTTATACTTGAAGTTTTGATTGAAGTAATTGTCACGGTCTTTAAATTTTAAGGCTCCGTTCGGAGGCAATTGAATTAATAAGTCGTAAGATTCCTGCAGGTTTCCAACTTCGTATGCACATGCAGCCTTAATCAGTTTAATTCTCTTATAGAGATTTTGTTGTTCTTCAGTTCCAGTCTTACCAGTCATCGCTGCAAATGTTTTGATACCTGCGACCAAACCCGAACCGGTATGTGAACCAATTCCCTTTTTATATACGATGTGCTCAAGCTGTAAAAGCCTATCGCAGTTTCTTAAGCATCCCTCATAATCGCCTATCACCATGAATGAAATCAATCCCCAGTAGCAATTTGATTGGAATTGTCTCCAATGGTCGTATAAACCAAAGTACATCATTTTTGGCACGCCTTCCATTACATACTGTGAAACCCATTGGTCAAAATACATGGCTGTCTTCCTGTATTCCTCCTCACATCTGGATGCTTCGAATACATCTTCTATAGGACAGAATTGCTTTGATATCTTATTGATAACCTTTTTTTCTTTTTTCAGAAATTTTGTGTTTGGACCATCAAAAACTTCCGGTTGCACTGGTGTTTGAACAGTTTGTGTTTCAGATTTTGGCTCATTTGCATCCAAATTGTTTCCGCAGTTTACGCAGAATGCTGTTTGCGCGCTGTTTTCATGACCGCAACTGGCACAGGTAATCATTTCACTTTCTTGGGCGTTAGTTTCATCATCCTCTTCTTCAACATCAGTTTGTTCTTCTTGTGGTTGGTCGTCCATTTTTGTTCCGCAGTTTACGCAGAATGCAGTTTCTGCAATGTTTTCATGACCGCAACTTGGGCAGGTTTTCTTTTCGCTTTCTTGCGTATCCTCTGCAGCTTCCTCATTAACAAGTTCTTCTTCATCAGCAACTTCAGGTTCTTCGACTTCTTCCTGTGCTTCAGTTATATCATCACTTTGCTCCCCCGCATTTTCCTGTATTT
This genomic interval from Methanobrevibacter sp. contains the following:
- a CDS encoding TetR/AcrR family transcriptional regulator, producing MNTKEKIFDVSLDLFSKKGYDSVSLREIAEEVGIKKSSIYSHYSSKEAILMDIFEYFTDLFKYDELLNSKEFVLSMDNEILLENPELFYHQGSEAIKEMLLNERNLKIWKLIFIQMHYNENIRLFFQNEILVKPLVFWNGFFTILKEKGIIKKDSNPKLLAKEYYSFPIYLLLEICAKYDDIPKSSLDNFFKEAEEHAKFLLECVKVE
- a CDS encoding zinc ribbon domain-containing protein — protein: MKVCQQCGFKNNDDTKFCVNCGNNIENAVSNESKICPQCGFHNNVDTKFCVNCGNELSDATPKEPEPEKQEEIQENAGEQSDDITEAQEEVEEPEVADEEELVNEEAAEDTQESEKKTCPSCGHENIAETAFCVNCGTKMDDQPQEEQTDVEEEDDETNAQESEMITCASCGHENSAQTAFCVNCGNNLDANEPKSETQTVQTPVQPEVFDGPNTKFLKKEKKVINKISKQFCPIEDVFEASRCEEEYRKTAMYFDQWVSQYVMEGVPKMMYFGLYDHWRQFQSNCYWGLISFMVIGDYEGCLRNCDRLLQLEHIVYKKGIGSHTGSGLVAGIKTFAAMTGKTGTEEQQNLYKRIKLIKAACAYEVGNLQESYDLLIQLPPNGALKFKDRDNYFNQNFKYKDNLYVAIIKKRIEESR